GAGCAGGCGCTGGCCGTCTGCCGGAGGCTCAAGCCCGTTCCGCGGCTCATGGAAGCCCGACTGCTCGGCATCCAGGCCACCGCCCACGTCGCCAATCGCGAGTGGGACAGGGCGATCGAGACCTATCAGGCCGCGATCGGGGCGGCAGGCCCGCTGTTCGACCTGAGGCGCGTGGCGAAGATGTACGCCGAGCTGGGCTCCACTTACCGCGAGCAGGGCCAGGTGGACCTGGCGGCCAGGTACGCCACGAGGTCGATGGCCCTGCTCGACGTCCTGCGGGATCGAGTTGCGCTCGCGCGCTCGGAGAACAACCTCGGATTGATCCTGGCCGCAAGGGGAGACGCCGCCGCGGCCAAGCAGCACCTCGATAAGTCGAAGGAGCTGAGCCCGGAATCGGAGCTCGAGGTCGGTCGCAGCCACGTGCTGCTCGCCCTGTGCGAGCTTTGCCTGCAGCAGGGCCGCGTGCAGCAGGCGCACGAGTTGGCCGAACAGGCGCTGGGGTTGGCCGAGCGCCTGCAGGAGGGCCTGAGCGTCGCCGAGGCCCACGTTTGGCTGGGACGAATCGCCCACCAGCTGGGCCGCACCGAAACCGTCGATCGGGAGTTCGAGCTCGCGATTCGGGGCCTCGAGCAGCTGGGCGCGCGTGAGCGGCTGCTCCAGTGTCACGGCATCTACGCCGAGATCCTGGAGGGTCGCGGCGAGCTGGCCAGCGCTTACGCCCACATGAAGAAGGCGCTGCAGGCGAGCCAGCCCGACCTGCTGCAGGGGCAGGGCCCGGACGCAGAGGAGCGCCTCAACTCCGCCTGACGGACCATCCGGCAGCCGCGGCGGTGCGTGCTAGTGTAGATTTCCGCCGCTCGGCCGTTGCCTTGGAGGAGCGTTCGAGGAGGCCACCAAAAGCGTAGGGGAGGATTTTCCGGCTGGCGAAGACGCTGCGCAACTCCAAGCACTCCCTGACCGCCGAAACCATCGTCGCCGACTACCGCCTGGCGTACAGCAGCCGGCGGGCAAGCATCATCGGGCGCGCCGAGGTGCTTCGCGGCAACGCCACCTTCGGGATCTTCGGCGACGGCAAGGAGGTCGCTCAGGTCGCCATGGCCAAGGCCTTCCGGCCTGGTGACTGGCGAGCCGGCTACTACCGCGATCAGACCTTCATGTGGGCGACGCGGATGTCGAACGTCCGCGCGTTCTTCGCCGAGCTGTACGGCAACGCGAACCTGGATGCCGACCCCGCGTCCGGCGGCCGGCAGATGGGCAACCACTTCGCCACGAGGTTCCTGGACGAGCGAGGCGAATTCACGCGGCCGGTCGATATGCCGAACTCGAGCGCGGACGTCTCCAACGTCGCCGGTTGGATGCCCCGGCTGATCGGGCTGGCCTACGCGTCGAAGCTGTACCGAGACAACCCCCAGCTGAAATCGGTGCGGGACGGCTTTTCGGTCAACGGCAACGAGGTCGCGTTCGGCACCATCGGCGACGCGGCGACCAGTGAGGGACCTTTCTGGGAGTCGATCAACGCGGCGGGCGTGCTCCAAGTGCCGCTGGCGCTGTCGGTGTGGGACGACGGGTACGGCATCTCGGTGCCGATCACCGCCGAGACGACGAAGGCTTCGATCTCGGACGCGCTTCGAGGCTTCAGTCCCGACGACCGTCCGGGAATCGACATCCACGTGGTGCGCGGGTGGGATTACCCCGCGCTGGTCGACGCGTACGCGACCGGGGTCGAAAAGGTTCGCCGCGAGCACAAGCCGGCGCTCTTCCATATCACCGAGCTCACGCAGCCTCAGGGGCATTCGACGAGCGGCAGCCACGAGCGCTACAAGTCACAGGAGAGGCTTCGATTCGAGAGCGAGTTCGATTGCGTCGCACGCATGCGGGATTGGATCATCGAGTCGGGCATCGCCAGCGAGTCCCAGCTGGAGGGCTGGGAGGCGGCTGACAAAGAGGCGGTCGAGGCGGCGCGAGACCTGGCCTGGGAGGCTTTCCAGGCGCCGATCCGGGCCGAGCGCGACCGCGCCGTCGCGATCCTCAACCGCATCGACATGGCGGAGGTGGCCGGAATCACCGAGGCGCTGAACGAGGCGGGGAAAGTGACCCGCTCGCTGGTGATGTCGAGCGCGACGCGAGCTTTGCAGCAGACACGCGGAATCGATTCCCCGGCGCGGACCGAGCTCGCCAAGTTCGTTGAGGACTACCAGCGTGAGAACGACGAGCGCTACAACTCGCATGTCTACAGCCGCTCGCGCGAGTCGCCGCTCAAGGTGGCGGTGGCGCCGGCGGTTTACTCCGACCAATCGCCGACCGTGGACGGCAGGCAGGTCCTGGTCCGCAACTTCGACGCCAACTTCGCGCGCGATCCACGACTCTTCGTCATCGGCGAAGACGTCGGCCGCCTTGGTGACGTCAACCTGGTGTTCGAGGGTCTGCAGGCGAAGTACGGTGAGCTGCGGCTGACGGACACCGGCATCCGCGAGGCGACGATCCTCGGCCAGGCGATCGGCGCGGCGATGCGAGGCCTGCGCCCGATCTGCGACATCCAGTACCTCGACTACTTCCTCTACGCGCTCCAGACCGCGGCCGACGACCTCGCGACCCTGCACTGGAGGACCGTCGGCGGCCAGAAAGCACCGGTCATCATCCGGACCAAGGGC
Above is a window of bacterium DNA encoding:
- a CDS encoding XRE family transcriptional regulator → MAKGNKKAPAEDDARPTAPRRRLPGVALKPGTVKQARLEAGLSLAKVGKGHVTAPAIYLIETGRTRPSMPTLEHIAQRTGKPVEFFLADPASSADESRAAHAELEAMVGAGRYAEAVVLGKRLLNLGPSAYRPGRIRYYLAQAYLQLAQPDEAVALLAEARAHFIAVNDEVMLAECLGSEAALASFMQRPDALSLAEQALAVCRRLKPVPRLMEARLLGIQATAHVANREWDRAIETYQAAIGAAGPLFDLRRVAKMYAELGSTYREQGQVDLAARYATRSMALLDVLRDRVALARSENNLGLILAARGDAAAAKQHLDKSKELSPESELEVGRSHVLLALCELCLQQGRVQQAHELAEQALGLAERLQEGLSVAEAHVWLGRIAHQLGRTETVDREFELAIRGLEQLGARERLLQCHGIYAEILEGRGELASAYAHMKKALQASQPDLLQGQGPDAEERLNSA
- a CDS encoding transketolase: MRNSKHSLTAETIVADYRLAYSSRRASIIGRAEVLRGNATFGIFGDGKEVAQVAMAKAFRPGDWRAGYYRDQTFMWATRMSNVRAFFAELYGNANLDADPASGGRQMGNHFATRFLDERGEFTRPVDMPNSSADVSNVAGWMPRLIGLAYASKLYRDNPQLKSVRDGFSVNGNEVAFGTIGDAATSEGPFWESINAAGVLQVPLALSVWDDGYGISVPITAETTKASISDALRGFSPDDRPGIDIHVVRGWDYPALVDAYATGVEKVRREHKPALFHITELTQPQGHSTSGSHERYKSQERLRFESEFDCVARMRDWIIESGIASESQLEGWEAADKEAVEAARDLAWEAFQAPIRAERDRAVAILNRIDMAEVAGITEALNEAGKVTRSLVMSSATRALQQTRGIDSPARTELAKFVEDYQRENDERYNSHVYSRSRESPLKVAVAPAVYSDQSPTVDGRQVLVRNFDANFARDPRLFVIGEDVGRLGDVNLVFEGLQAKYGELRLTDTGIREATILGQAIGAAMRGLRPICDIQYLDYFLYALQTAADDLATLHWRTVGGQKAPVIIRTKGHRLVGIWHAGSPMAVLLNALKGIYIAVPRNMTQAAGFYNTLLRGDNPGMVIEVLNGYRLKERVPDNVGEFTVPLGMPEVLREGTDATLVTYGACCAIALEAAMTLEGLGVSCEVIDVQTLNPFDLDHAIVRSVEKTHALVCLDEDMPGGASAFMLQQVLEVQQGWWHLDAAPRTLAASPNRPAYGPDGDYFTKPNRESIVATVYALMRERQPWRFPALDS